A portion of the Thermodesulfobacteriota bacterium genome contains these proteins:
- a CDS encoding metal ABC transporter permease, producing MIELLQYEFMRNALLAGLLASVICGVMGTLVVTNRIVFLSGGIAHAAYGGIGMSVYFHWPYLAGASGFSVVAAWLMAAVSMKNKHRADTVIGVIWAMGMATGIIFLDLSPGYNVDLIAYLFGSIIAVPDFHLWIMLVMAGVIVGLVFFFYNDFLALSYDEEFAKIRGVPTGVLYILMIVMLAVTVVMVIQIVGLILVIALLTIPPYIVEKRVNSLARMMIGASLLGAVFTVTGLWISCVYNLTSGAAIIMVAGTVFFVTTGIDRVTGRYKRKKAPPEPEHCGLTPINHNK from the coding sequence ATCTGCGGCGTGATGGGCACCCTGGTGGTGACCAACCGCATCGTTTTCCTGTCCGGCGGCATCGCCCACGCCGCTTACGGCGGTATCGGCATGTCCGTTTACTTTCACTGGCCTTACCTGGCCGGAGCTTCCGGTTTTTCCGTCGTCGCCGCGTGGCTCATGGCCGCCGTCAGCATGAAAAACAAACACCGCGCCGACACCGTCATCGGCGTCATCTGGGCCATGGGAATGGCCACCGGAATCATTTTTCTGGACCTTTCCCCGGGATACAACGTGGATTTGATAGCTTACCTGTTCGGAAGCATCATCGCCGTGCCGGATTTCCATTTGTGGATCATGCTGGTGATGGCCGGCGTCATCGTGGGACTGGTGTTTTTTTTCTACAACGACTTTCTGGCCTTATCCTATGATGAAGAGTTCGCGAAAATCCGCGGCGTACCCACGGGAGTGCTTTATATCCTGATGATTGTCATGCTGGCCGTAACCGTTGTCATGGTGATTCAGATCGTCGGGCTGATCCTGGTCATCGCCCTGCTGACGATTCCGCCGTATATTGTGGAGAAACGCGTCAACTCACTGGCGCGGATGATGATCGGCGCCAGCCTTCTGGGCGCCGTATTCACCGTGACCGGGTTATGGATATCCTGCGTTTATAATCTGACTTCCGGTGCCGCCATTATCATGGTGGCCGGGACTGTGTTTTTCGTGACCACGGGCATTGACCGCGTTACCGGACGATATAAACGGAAAAAAGCGCCTCCCGAACCGGAACATTGCGGTCTGACGCCGATCAACCACAACAAATGA
- a CDS encoding Fur family transcriptional regulator: protein MCNQCDYAALLESAGLQSTDNRLQVMEVIGSNHYPLSAADIYHTLERHSAINRVTVYRILDLLVDNGLVERLSTGGRSFYYGLAPNPHHRPHAHFYCKKCGQMECLNPDSLTVDTSPLGKIFPGRIDKVEIRVDGVCKNCLK from the coding sequence ATGTGTAACCAATGCGACTACGCGGCCTTGCTGGAGAGTGCCGGACTGCAGTCGACCGACAATCGCCTGCAGGTCATGGAAGTGATCGGCAGCAACCACTATCCATTATCCGCCGCCGATATTTATCACACCCTGGAACGCCATTCCGCCATCAACCGGGTCACGGTTTACCGGATTCTGGATCTGCTGGTGGACAACGGGTTGGTCGAACGGCTCAGTACCGGCGGCCGGTCATTTTATTACGGCCTGGCCCCGAATCCCCATCACCGGCCCCATGCCCATTTTTACTGCAAAAAATGCGGCCAGATGGAATGCCTCAACCCGGACAGCCTGACGGTCGATACCAGCCCCCTGGGAAAAATTTTCCCCGGCCGGATCGACAAGGTGGAAATCCGCGTCGACGGCGTCTGCAAGAATTGCCTGAAATGA
- the tadA gene encoding tRNA adenosine(34) deaminase TadA, whose protein sequence is MVFPISDHEKFMRMAIGQAENARDRGEVPVGAVLVSEDGEVLATAFNQPISRCDPTAHAEIMVLREGARRMENYRLLNTTLYVTIEPCLMCMGAIIHARIKTVVFGAADPRWGAAGSLYNFAENNRLNHHPEIVSGVCEATCRQLIQSFFSARR, encoded by the coding sequence ATGGTTTTTCCCATATCGGATCATGAGAAGTTTATGAGGATGGCCATCGGCCAGGCCGAAAACGCCCGGGACCGGGGCGAGGTTCCGGTGGGCGCCGTTCTGGTGTCGGAAGACGGAGAGGTTCTCGCGACCGCCTTCAATCAGCCGATTTCCCGGTGTGATCCCACGGCCCATGCCGAAATTATGGTTTTGCGCGAAGGCGCCCGCAGGATGGAAAATTACCGTTTGTTAAACACCACGCTCTATGTTACCATCGAACCCTGTTTGATGTGCATGGGCGCGATCATTCACGCCAGGATAAAAACAGTCGTGTTCGGCGCCGCAGACCCCAGGTGGGGAGCGGCCGGATCATTATATAACTTTGCGGAGAACAACCGGTTGAATCATCACCCTGAAATTGTTTCAGGTGTTTGCGAAGCAACGTGCCGTCAACTGATACAGTCTTTTTTCAGTGCCAGGCGATAA
- a CDS encoding adenylosuccinate synthase: protein MANIVVLGTQWGDEGKGKVVDMLAAHADLVVRFQGGNNAGHTLVVDGQEFISHLIPSGILQGKKCLIGNGVVVDPAVLTKEIDGLRSRGITISPDNFFISRNAHIIMPYHKTIDAAREKSQRIGTTGRGIGPCYEDKVGRVGLRFVDMLTTGGWRERIIQRVEEKNIYLDKMFGLPPLDMEAVIEEYSGYAETLTPYVANVSKMIADANADRKHVLFEGAQGTYLDVDHGTYPFVTSSNTVAGNACCGTGIGPTGITGVLGIVKAYTTRVGEGPFPTELFDETGEYLQKKGSEFGATTGRKRRCGWLDVVMLKNAALLNGLTGLAVTKLDILTGLKTIDVCVGYQYKGVKLNDFPADLNVLAECRPVYETMAGWSEDISQARSLDELPENAIIYLNYIEEMVGVPVQIVSVGAGRGNTIVTTNPFG, encoded by the coding sequence GTGGCGAATATCGTAGTTCTGGGGACGCAGTGGGGGGATGAAGGCAAAGGCAAAGTCGTGGATATGCTGGCGGCCCATGCCGATCTGGTGGTGAGGTTCCAGGGAGGCAATAACGCCGGGCACACGCTGGTGGTGGATGGCCAGGAATTTATCAGTCATCTGATCCCCTCCGGCATTCTTCAGGGAAAGAAATGCCTGATCGGAAACGGCGTGGTGGTCGATCCGGCGGTCCTGACAAAAGAGATCGACGGATTGAGAAGCAGGGGCATTACCATTTCCCCGGACAATTTTTTTATCAGCCGGAACGCCCATATTATCATGCCCTATCACAAGACCATCGATGCCGCCCGCGAGAAAAGCCAGCGGATCGGTACTACCGGCCGCGGCATCGGCCCCTGTTATGAAGACAAGGTGGGAAGGGTAGGGCTCCGCTTCGTGGACATGCTGACCACCGGCGGATGGCGGGAAAGAATCATTCAGCGGGTAGAAGAGAAAAATATCTATCTGGATAAAATGTTCGGCCTGCCGCCCCTGGATATGGAAGCCGTCATCGAGGAGTATTCCGGCTACGCCGAAACACTGACGCCTTATGTGGCCAACGTTTCCAAGATGATCGCGGACGCCAATGCCGACAGAAAGCACGTTCTTTTTGAAGGCGCCCAGGGCACATACCTTGATGTCGATCACGGGACATATCCGTTTGTCACTTCCTCCAACACGGTCGCCGGGAACGCCTGCTGCGGGACCGGCATCGGCCCTACCGGCATAACCGGTGTTCTCGGGATAGTGAAGGCATATACCACAAGGGTGGGGGAAGGGCCGTTCCCCACGGAGTTGTTTGATGAAACGGGTGAATACCTGCAAAAAAAAGGGAGCGAGTTCGGCGCCACCACCGGCAGAAAACGCCGCTGCGGCTGGCTGGATGTGGTCATGCTGAAGAATGCCGCCTTGCTCAATGGCCTGACCGGCCTGGCGGTCACCAAACTGGATATTTTAACCGGCTTGAAGACGATCGACGTATGCGTGGGGTACCAGTACAAGGGAGTCAAGCTCAATGATTTCCCGGCCGACCTGAACGTCCTGGCCGAATGCCGACCGGTTTATGAAACCATGGCCGGATGGTCCGAGGATATTTCCCAGGCCCGGTCACTGGACGAACTGCCGGAGAACGCCATCATCTACCTTAATTATATTGAAGAAATGGTCGGTGTGCCGGTTCAAATCGTGTCCGTGGGCGCCGGCAGAGGGAATACCATCGTCACCACCAATCCGTTTGGATAA